In the genome of Fusobacterium necrogenes, one region contains:
- a CDS encoding LysE family translocator, giving the protein MFGIVNYEMYITSSVILALIPGSDTMFILGQAIANSRKSGIYSALGICSGILIHTFLAAFGLSLVLKNSITLFNVVKLLGAIYLVYMGIKSIKSKDNLLLEEKGQLKEDLKKSFIQGMVTNILNPKVALFFLAFLPQFVDVANSYGALPFALLGLTSFVISGTWCVSLSIFASFIAIFLKKNKNFGKIINKISGTIFIVLGVNLLRAKIN; this is encoded by the coding sequence ATGTTTGGAATAGTTAATTATGAGATGTATATTACTTCTAGTGTAATATTAGCATTGATACCAGGAAGTGATACAATGTTTATTTTGGGACAAGCAATAGCAAATAGTAGAAAATCTGGAATCTATTCAGCTTTAGGAATATGTTCTGGAATACTTATACACACTTTTTTAGCTGCATTTGGTCTATCTTTAGTTTTAAAAAATTCAATAACATTATTCAATGTAGTAAAGCTATTAGGAGCTATCTATTTAGTATATATGGGAATAAAAAGTATTAAATCTAAAGATAATCTTTTACTTGAAGAAAAAGGGCAGCTAAAAGAAGATTTAAAAAAATCTTTTATTCAAGGAATGGTAACAAATATTTTGAATCCTAAGGTAGCGTTATTTTTTTTAGCTTTTTTACCACAATTTGTAGATGTTGCAAATAGTTATGGAGCCCTTCCATTTGCACTTTTAGGATTGACCTCTTTTGTAATATCAGGTACTTGGTGTGTATCACTTTCAATATTTGCTTCGTTCATAGCAATATTTTTAAAAAAGAATAAAAATTTTGGAAAGATAATTAATAAAATCTCAGGAACTATATTTATTGTTTTAGGAGTAAATTTATTAAGAGCTAAGATAAATTAA
- a CDS encoding basic amino acid ABC transporter substrate-binding protein, producing MKKVFLKVVFMFMFVISGLSFGAEKLYVGTNAEFEPFEYLQNGEIVGFDVDLMEEIAKITGKEIIWKNIAFDGLLPALQTKKIDVIIAGMTATEERKKFVNFSQTYYESNQMMLINKENPVVKSFDELKGHHVGVVLGYTGDIAVSEIEGVKVHRYNGTSEAIMALKAQKVEVVVLDSEPAKNYAKQNPELELINTDVAKEEYAIAVRKTDEALVEDIDKALVELKANGTYDKLIKKYFSDK from the coding sequence ATGAAAAAAGTATTTTTAAAAGTTGTTTTTATGTTTATGTTTGTTATATCTGGACTTAGTTTTGGAGCAGAGAAACTTTATGTTGGAACTAATGCTGAATTTGAACCATTTGAGTATTTACAAAATGGAGAGATTGTAGGTTTTGATGTTGATTTAATGGAGGAAATAGCAAAAATTACTGGGAAAGAGATCATATGGAAGAACATAGCTTTTGATGGATTATTACCAGCTCTTCAAACTAAAAAAATAGATGTAATTATTGCTGGAATGACTGCTACTGAAGAGAGAAAGAAATTTGTAAATTTTTCACAAACTTACTATGAGTCAAATCAGATGATGTTGATAAATAAAGAAAATCCAGTTGTGAAATCATTCGATGAGTTAAAAGGACATCATGTAGGAGTTGTTTTAGGATATACTGGAGATATAGCTGTAAGTGAGATAGAAGGGGTGAAAGTTCATAGATATAATGGAACATCAGAGGCAATAATGGCACTTAAAGCTCAAAAGGTAGAAGTTGTTGTTTTAGATTCAGAACCAGCTAAAAACTATGCTAAACAAAATCCAGAATTAGAATTAATAAATACAGATGTTGCTAAAGAAGAGTACGCAATAGCGGTAAGAAAAACTGATGAGGCTCTTGTAGAAGATATAGATAAAGCATTAGTTGAATTGAAAGCAAATGGAACTTATGATAAGTTGATTAAAAAATATTTTTCTGATAAATAA
- a CDS encoding argininosuccinate synthase — MKEKVVLAYSGGLDTSVIVPWLKENYNNIEVIAVSVDVGQKDDFVEVEKRALAIGASKFYVVDKKAELVNDFIFPMLKSGAKYENEYLLGTSIARPVIAKALVEIAIKEGASYIAHGATGKGNDQVRFELGVKALAPNMKMIAPWRIWSIKSRKQEIEYLKSHNIDLPFKEGVTYSRDENLFHISHEGQELESPANTPKYEDVLQWVLPLEKSSDIAEYVSIEFEKGVPIKLNGEKLDGVALINKLNEIGAKHGIGVIDLVENRLVGMKSRGVYETPGGTILYFAHEELERLCLDRDTLQAKIKLSHDMAKLIYNGQWFTKYRKSLSAFVDETQEYITGIVNLKLYKGNILLNGMESPYSLYSEDFSTFDEDTVYNQQDAEGFINLFGLPIKIESLLRK; from the coding sequence ATGAAAGAAAAGGTAGTGTTGGCTTATTCAGGTGGACTTGATACTTCAGTAATTGTACCTTGGTTGAAAGAAAATTATAATAATATAGAGGTTATAGCTGTATCAGTGGATGTAGGTCAAAAAGATGATTTTGTAGAGGTAGAGAAAAGAGCTTTGGCTATTGGAGCTTCTAAATTCTATGTGGTAGATAAAAAAGCTGAATTAGTAAATGATTTTATTTTTCCAATGTTAAAATCAGGAGCTAAATATGAAAATGAATATTTATTAGGAACATCAATAGCAAGACCAGTCATAGCGAAGGCTCTTGTAGAAATAGCTATAAAAGAGGGAGCTAGTTATATAGCACATGGGGCAACAGGTAAAGGAAATGATCAGGTTAGATTTGAATTAGGGGTTAAAGCCTTAGCACCAAATATGAAAATGATAGCACCTTGGCGAATTTGGAGTATAAAATCTCGTAAACAGGAGATTGAATATTTGAAATCTCATAATATAGATTTACCTTTTAAAGAGGGAGTTACATATAGTAGAGATGAAAATCTTTTCCATATTAGTCATGAAGGACAAGAATTAGAATCTCCAGCTAATACTCCTAAATATGAGGATGTATTACAATGGGTTTTACCTTTAGAAAAATCGAGTGATATAGCTGAATATGTATCTATTGAGTTTGAGAAGGGAGTACCAATCAAATTAAATGGAGAGAAGTTAGACGGAGTTGCTCTTATTAATAAATTAAATGAAATAGGAGCTAAGCATGGAATAGGAGTGATAGATTTAGTTGAGAATCGTCTTGTTGGAATGAAATCAAGAGGTGTGTATGAGACTCCTGGAGGGACAATATTATATTTTGCACATGAAGAGTTAGAAAGACTTTGTTTAGATAGAGATACCCTTCAAGCAAAGATAAAACTTTCACATGATATGGCTAAATTAATATACAATGGACAGTGGTTTACAAAATATAGAAAGTCTCTTTCAGCTTTTGTAGATGAAACTCAGGAGTATATAACAGGTATTGTAAATTTAAAATTATATAAGGGAAATATACTTTTAAATGGAATGGAATCACCATATTCTTTGTATTCAGAAGATTTTTCAACATTTGATGAAGATACAGTATATAATCAACAAGATGCAGAAGGTTTTATTAATTTATTTGGATTACCTATTAAAATAGAAAGTTTATTAAGAAAATAG
- a CDS encoding sodium/glutamate symporter, translating into MQQFFYILCYLSFLLILGVIIKSKFKIFQELFIPASIIGGGIGLIIGPEILGKLSSFSIPITWNKDISLLPSILIVPIIASIPLGMNFNIKNSKGEAKDIINTSFILFIVTFLQLAIGYFVNFIYTYILGKPLYPTFGAELNTGFAGGHGTAGMIGKTLQEMNIDYWQISQGIATTTATFGLIGGILIGVYLINRACRNGETSLLKNPSHIPQELKQGYYKDITKQNSIGRETMLSSSIDTLALHVAIIFSVCGVSYLFLDFIRKYKIPILSSVSVWALAMILMISVWQIIKKLDLEWCIDVKIKSKISALLTEFAIVSAVASLPLRAVFTYFLPITIMLILGFIGTWYCIKYYCYKYFRNNYAFERAISITGTSFGVFLTGILLLKICDSEFSSPVLGDYSLGFSITALIGPLMIVSAIILSANYGVITPLLLNIVLILIFSFILQKINKN; encoded by the coding sequence ATGCAACAATTTTTTTACATTCTTTGTTATCTCAGTTTTCTTTTAATTTTAGGAGTAATTATAAAATCCAAATTTAAAATTTTTCAAGAATTATTTATTCCAGCTTCAATCATAGGTGGTGGAATTGGTTTAATAATTGGACCTGAGATTTTAGGAAAACTCAGTTCATTTTCTATTCCTATTACTTGGAATAAAGATATCTCATTACTTCCTAGTATACTCATAGTTCCTATAATAGCTAGTATTCCACTAGGAATGAATTTCAACATAAAAAATAGTAAGGGAGAGGCTAAAGATATTATAAATACTAGCTTTATTCTATTTATTGTAACTTTTTTACAATTAGCTATAGGCTATTTTGTAAATTTTATCTATACATATATACTAGGCAAGCCTCTTTATCCTACTTTTGGAGCTGAGCTTAATACTGGATTTGCTGGTGGACATGGAACAGCTGGAATGATAGGTAAAACTTTACAAGAGATGAATATAGATTATTGGCAAATATCACAAGGTATAGCTACTACTACTGCCACTTTTGGTCTTATAGGTGGAATTTTAATCGGTGTCTATCTTATCAATAGAGCCTGTCGAAATGGAGAGACATCTCTTTTAAAAAATCCAAGTCATATACCACAAGAACTAAAACAAGGTTATTATAAGGATATAACTAAACAAAACTCAATAGGACGAGAGACCATGCTATCATCATCAATAGATACTTTAGCTCTTCATGTTGCCATTATTTTTTCTGTGTGTGGAGTCTCATATCTTTTTTTAGATTTTATCAGAAAGTATAAGATTCCTATCCTTTCATCTGTCTCAGTTTGGGCACTTGCTATGATACTTATGATAAGTGTATGGCAAATTATAAAGAAACTAGATTTGGAGTGGTGTATTGATGTAAAAATTAAAAGTAAAATTTCTGCACTTCTTACAGAGTTTGCAATAGTAAGTGCTGTGGCATCTCTACCACTTAGGGCTGTTTTTACATATTTTTTACCAATCACAATAATGCTTATTCTAGGCTTTATTGGTACTTGGTACTGTATAAAATACTATTGTTACAAATACTTTAGAAATAATTATGCCTTTGAAAGAGCAATATCAATAACTGGAACTAGTTTTGGAGTGTTTCTCACTGGAATATTACTTTTAAAAATATGTGACTCTGAGTTTTCCTCTCCTGTCCTTGGGGATTACTCACTAGGTTTTTCAATTACCGCTCTAATTGGACCTTTAATGATAGTTTCAGCTATCATTTTGAGTGCTAATTATGGTGTTATCACACCACTTTTGCTAAATATAGTTCTCATTTTAATATTTTCATTTATTCTTCAAAAAATAAATAAAAATTAA